One Eulemur rufifrons isolate Redbay chromosome 12, OSU_ERuf_1, whole genome shotgun sequence genomic window carries:
- the ESCO2 gene encoding LOW QUALITY PROTEIN: N-acetyltransferase ESCO2 (The sequence of the model RefSeq protein was modified relative to this genomic sequence to represent the inferred CDS: substituted 1 base at 1 genomic stop codon) yields MASFTPRKRKQHSLNCERXKSILHFSENLVPSPNKKHICQSDKNEEKVHCSQQGHFILSPFKTAEEDRLPSANQDSPFKSAVSTVSFYNNKNKLYLNPLERKLIKESRSTCVKTNNEGKSFPGVTEKIQGKAVCSKKRKKTPQKSLTAKCQPSYKHIKPVSRNSKNSKQNRVPYKPVMEKENNCYSAKHNPNALRVLSQKIKPQVTLQGGAAFFVSRKKSCLRKISQENKPSLGLTQQNKSVVTEDSDVETVSERKTFETRQMPKCLLLERKLNIELQSARSKNEDKSIKDSSDGVVSSRECKVDKNKSFSSEDSLGEDKTMSPESIYPIFNVSSVNTKRSLAEEQSSVGSMICTNVLKQTNTQKNTNARDTNKESKDQLIIDAGQKYFGATMCKSCGMIYSASSPEDEMQHVQYHHRFLEGIKYVGWKKERVVAEFWDGKIVLVLPRDPSYALRKVEDVQELVDNELGFQQVVSQCPSKTKTFLFVSDEKRVVGCLIAEPIKQAFRVLSEPAGPESLNSKECPRAWQCSNVPEPAICGISRIWVFRLKRRKRIARRLVDTLRNCFMFGCFLSTDEIAFSDPTPDGKLFATKYCNTPNFLVYNFNG; encoded by the exons ATGGCATCTTTTACTCCAAGGAAGAGGAAGCAGCATTCTTTGAACTGTGAAAGGTGA AAATCAATTTTGCACTTCTCTGAAAATCTAGTTCCATCACCTAATAAGAAGCACATTTGTCAAagtgataaaaatgaagaaaaggtgcATTGCTCTCAACAAGGCCATTTCATCTTAAGTCCATTCAAAACAGCTGAAGAAGATAGATTGCCATCTGCAAATCAAGATTCACCATTTAAATCTGCTGTGTCCACTGTATCCttttacaacaacaaaaataagttgtACCTCAATCCACTGGAGAGAAAGCTAATAAAAGAGAGTAGATCCACCTGTGTAAAAACTAATAATGAAGGTAAATCTTTTCCCGGTGTGACAGAAAAAATTCAGGGAAAAGCAGTTTGCtccaagaagaggaagaaaacaccACAGAAGAGTTTAACTGCTAAGTGTCAACCAAGTTACAAGCACATCAAGCCTGTATCAAGGAATTCtaaaaattctaagcaaaatCGAGTGCCCTATAAGCCAGTTATGGAGAAAGAGAATAATTGTTATTCagctaaacataatcctaatgcTCTTCGAGTtttaagccaaaaaataaaaccacaggtTACGCTCCAGGGTGGAGCAGCATTTTTTGTTAGTAGAAAAAAATCCTGTCTTAGAAAAatttctcaggaaaataagcCATCACTGGGACTCACCCAACAGAATAAATCAGTAGTGACTGAAGATTCTGATGTAGAGACTGTCAGTGAAAGAAAAACTTTTGAGACAAGGCAAATGCCAAAGTGCTTATTACTGGAAAGAAAATTGAACATTGAGCTACAGAGTGCaagaagtaaaaatgaagacaaatcaATAAAG GATTCGTCAGATGGAGTAGTTTCTTCAAGGGAATGTAAAGTAgataaaaataagtctttttcTTCAGAGGATTCTCTTGGTGAGGACAAGACAA TGTCTCCCGAGTCCATCTATCCCATCTTCAATGTGTCTTCAGTCAATACAAAAAG ATCTCTAGCTGAAGAACAGTCTTCTGTGGGATCCATGATATGTACTAACGTCTTGAAACAGACCAATACCCAGAAAAATACTAATGCCAGAGATACAAATAAAGAATCAAAAGACCAGCTCATCATT GATGCAGGTCAGAAATATTTTGGGGCTACTATGTGTAAATCTTGTGGCATGATATATAGTGCTTCCAGCCCTGAAGATGAAATGCAGCATGTTCAGTATCACCACAGATTTCTGGAAGGAATCAAATATGTG GGGTGGAAGAAAGAACGAGTAGTAGCAGAGTTTTGGGATGGGAAAATCGTGTTGGTCCTGCCACGTGATCCAAGTTACGCTCTCAGAAAG GTAGAAGATGTTCAAGAACTTGTTGATAATGAATTGGGCTTCCAGCAAGTTGTTTCCCAGTGTCCAAGCAAAACCAAAACTTTTCTCTTTGTATCTGATGAAAAGAGAGTAGTTGGATGTTTAATTGCAGAGCCCATCAAACAG GCCTTTCGTGTCCTATCTGAACCAGCTGGCCCAGAATCCCTAAACTCTAAAGAATGTCCTAGGGCTTGGCAATGTTCAAATGTACCAGAACCTGCAATCTGTGGGATAAGCAGAATCTGGGTTTTCAGATTGAAGAGAAGAAAGCGCATTGCTAGACGACTAGTGGATACTCtcag gaATTGCTTCATGTTTGGCTGTTTTCTCAGCACTGATGAAATAGCATTCTCTGACCCAACACCAGATGGCAAGTTATTTGCAACCAAGTACTGCAACACCCCTAATTTCCTGGTATACAATTTTAATGGTTAA